A single region of the Nicotiana sylvestris chromosome 6, ASM39365v2, whole genome shotgun sequence genome encodes:
- the LOC138872165 gene encoding putative late blight resistance protein homolog R1A-10 — protein sequence MDVVETCGEGILSSAGPSVQCSLPSIDEEVVGFEKDAESIMKKLIGGTKELDVISIFGMPGLGKTTLARKVYNNPSIVNHFDARVWCSVSQTYIERTLLIEILKQATGGNYEIKEDDDIADKLRKTLIGRRYLIVLDDIWEVEAWEDLGLCFPKGEDGSRVMVTTRIEQVAKHLQHRSDPYSLRFLTLEESWELLIKKVFQGESCPPNLLEASLQVAEHCKGLPLVIVLIAGIIVKMERQESLWLEVANDLSSHALGEQSMKVIQSSYEHLEDHLKPCLLYMGLFPEDYKIPVSALLNLWIAEEFVLNVDTENYMEEAARVCLNDLLNRSLVMVSKRRRNGDIKYCILHDVVREFCSAKLREEKFVQLIVPYNPYKHLYTKESRLCTYIHDDLVEQLDHCEYQVDKITIHESEESTKCFGQCSKPSLEFIAHPEFETWKNRSNPLRLLVELKLVRVLHLMDVETSSSWVPTVKLLTHLRYLALYVKDQFEFKWVSHLHDLHTLKVASRKTLFPRSSGLWKMNNLRHVNMRKVFLLLENEEEESSETLLENLKTFCNLRVYDDRNPRSWWRFPNLEELGLSLESLPCRSLFPISEVHTRLQSLDLECPCKTYRYPHSVGWESYFVFPSNLKNLRIRHFSITKELTSNIARLQKLEKLKIIWGLLLGKECWDVREMEFQALKYLTLEWMDLREWKASEESFPVLEKLLIKGCYSLDAIPPSFADIPTLQLIELYGCPDSVEDSAMNIKREIEETTGRDTLQLMMYY from the coding sequence ATGGACGTAGTTGAGACTTGTGGAGAAGGAATTCTTTCTTCGGCAGGGCCTTCCGTCCAATGTAGCTTGCCATCAATCGATGAGGAAGTTGTGGGCTTTGAGAAAGATGCAGAAAGTATAATGAAGAAATTGATTGGAGGAACAAAGGAGCTGGACGTTATCTCAATCTTTGGAATGCCAGGATTGGGTAAAACAACCTTGGCCAGGAAAGTGTATAACAATCCTTCTATTGTTAATCACTTTGATGCTAGAGTATGGTGCTCTGTTTCGCAAACATATATAGAGAGGACATTGTTGATTGAGATTCTTAAACAAGCTACAGGTGGCAACTATGAAATCAAAGAGGACGATGACATAGCTGACAAGTTGCGGAAGACTCTAATAGGCAGGAGATACCTCATCGTATTAGATGATATATGGGAAGTCGAGGCATGGGAAGATTTGGGATTATGTTTCCCTAAGGGTGAAGATGGAAGTAGAGTGATGGTTACAACTCGAATTGAACAAGTGGCTAAGCATCTTCAACATCGCAGTGATCCTTATTCTCTTAGATTTCTAACATTGGAAGAGAGTTGGGAATTATTGATTAAGAAAGTATTTCAAGGAGAGAGTTGTCCACCCAATCTATTGGAAGCAAGTTTACAAGTTGCGGAACATTGTAAGGGATTGCCTCTTGTAATAGTCTTGATTGCCGGGATTATTGTGAAGATGGAAAGGCAGGAGTCCTTGTGGCTTGAGGTTGCAAATGACTTGAGTTCTCATGCTTTAGGAGAGCAGAGCATGAAGGTAATACAATCAAGTTATGAGCATTTAGAAGACCACTTAAAGCCTTGCCTTCTTTACATGGGCTTGTTTCCAGAAGACTATAAGATTCCAGTGTCTGCTTTGCTGAATTTGTGGATAGCCGAAGAGTTTGTACTGAATGTTGACACAGAGAATTATATGGAAGAAGCAGCTAGAGTTTGCTTGAATGATCTGCTTAACAGAAGCCTAGTAATGGTCTCTAAAAGGAGACGTAATGGTGACATAAAATACTGCATACTTCATGATGTAGTGCGTGAGTTTTGCTCAGCAAAACTTAGAGAAGAAAAGTTTGTGCAGCTTATAGTGCCATACAATCCATATAAACATTTGTATACTAAGGAATCGCGGTTATGCACTTATATTCATGATGATCTGGTGGAACAATTAGATCATTGTGAATATCAGGTGGATAAGATTACAATACACGAGTCCGAGGAAAGTACAAAGTGTTTTGGTCAGTGTTCTAAGCCGTCTTTGGAGTTCATTGCTCATCCAGAATTTGAAACATGGAAAAACCGATCAAATCCTTTACGTTTACTTGTTGAATTAAAACTTGTTCGGGTGTTGCATTTGATGGATGTGGAAACAAGTTCATCATGGGTTCCAACAGTAAAATTGCTAACTCACTTGAGGTACCTTGCGCTTTATGTCAAAGATCAATTTGAATTCAAGTGGGTATCACACCTACACGATCTTCACACTCTAAAGGTTGCTTCAAGAAAGACATTATTCCCACGTTCGTCTGGTCTCTGGAAAATGAACAATTTAAGGCATGTGAATATGAGAAAAGTTTTCTTGTTATTGGAAAACGAGGAAGAAGAATCTTCAGAAACATTGCTGGAGAACCTGAAGACATTTTGCAATCTTCGTGTGTACGATGATAGAAATCCAAGGTCGTGGTGGAGGTTTCCGAATTTAGAAGAGTTGGGTCTCAGCCTTGAAAGTTTACCCTGTCGTTCTTTGTTTCCCATATCGGAAGTTCATACACGCCTTCAATCTCTTGACCTTGAATGCCCATGTAAGACTTATCGCTACCCGCATTCAGTTGGATGGGAGAGCTACTTTGTCTTCCCTTCAAATCTTAAGAATTTGAGGATTCGCCACTTTTCAATAACGAAAGAATTAACATCAAACATAGCAAGACTGCAGAAACTTGAGAAACTCAAAATAATCTGGGGATTATTATTGGGTAAAGAGTGTTGGGACGTTAGAGAAATGGAGTTCCAGGCACTTAAATACTTGACATTAGAGTGGATGGATCTAAGAGAATGGAAAGCTTCAGAGGAATCCTTTCCCGTGCTTGAGAAGCTACTCATAAAAGGTTGTTACTCCCTCGACGCGATCCCTCCTAGCTTTGCCGATATTCCAACACTCCAACTTATTGAACTGTATGGCTGCCCGGACTCTGTTGAGGATTCAGCTATGAATATTAAAAGAGAAATTGAAGAAACCACTGGACGTGACACTCTCCAACTTATGATGTACTATTAA